In one Pseudomonas sp. 31-12 genomic region, the following are encoded:
- a CDS encoding thiol-disulfide oxidoreductase DCC family protein, whose translation MPASTIRPSPAPLLQPGETVVLFDGVCKLCNGWARFLIRHDHDRRVRLAAVQSPEGQALLAWAGLPLDQFDTMAVIRDRHYWVRSDAVFEVIARLPRAWRPLGLLRAWRPLGLLRACPRRLRDWAYDRIALNRYRLFGKYDTCLLPNPDHERRFLKTPT comes from the coding sequence ATGCCAGCGTCCACCATTCGCCCCTCCCCCGCGCCCTTGCTCCAGCCAGGCGAGACCGTGGTCTTGTTCGACGGCGTGTGCAAGTTGTGCAACGGCTGGGCAAGGTTCCTGATCCGCCACGACCACGACCGACGCGTGCGGCTGGCCGCAGTGCAATCGCCCGAGGGGCAGGCGCTGCTGGCGTGGGCAGGTTTGCCCCTGGATCAATTCGATACCATGGCGGTGATCCGCGACCGGCACTATTGGGTGCGTTCGGATGCCGTCTTCGAAGTCATTGCCCGGTTGCCCCGCGCCTGGCGCCCGTTAGGACTGTTGCGCGCCTGGCGCCCGTTAGGACTGTTGCGCGCCTGCCCACGCAGGCTGCGCGACTGGGCCTACGATCGCATTGCGCTGAATCGATACCGGCTCTTTGGGAAGTACGACACGTGCCTATTGCCCAACCCCGACCATGAACGTCGATTCTTGAAAACGCCCACGTGA